The DNA window CCTTTGAATAAAATGACACGCACGATGACCGACATTGCGCAAAATAAAGACTTAACCATTACCTTAAAAACTCAAGGCAATGACGAGCTTGCTACGATGGCTCAAGCGTTCAACGAAATGGCCGCTGACTTTAGAGAGGTCGTAAACAGCATTAATGATAACACCTGTGCTTTAGCATCCTCTGCAGAAGAGCTCGCTTGTGTAACGAATCAAATTCAACAAGGTATTGCGCAGCAAAACGCGGATACCGACATGGCCACCCAACAAATTGGGCAAATAGAGCAATCGGCTGCTCAGGTTTTCCAGCAAACTCAAGAGGCGCTTAACAAAGTAAACCACACGACCCAGCTGACTGAGTCTGGATTACAGAGCCTAGTTCAAACAGTTGAAAGTATTGAACAAATTTCAAAACGTGTCGACTCTGCTACGATAGCCGCGAGTCACTTACAACAGGCGTCTAGCCAAATTGAGATAGTTTTGGAAGTAATTAACAAGATTACCGAACAAACGAACCTCTTAGCACTTAACGCCGCGATTGAAGCCGCTCGCGCGGGTGAGCAAGGCCGTGGCTTTGCCGTTGTTGCCGATGAAGTCCGAACACTTGCAATGCGCACTCAGCAGTCAACTCTCGACATTCAAACGATTATTTCCGAAATACAGAAAGGCGTTGAAACCACCGTAAATGATATGATGACCTGCAAGACTGCCACTGAACTTAGTATCTCGTTGAGCCAGCAATGTAATGATGCGCTCTCAGCTATTGATGCTTCCGTCACTGAAATTAGCGAGATCAATCGTTTAATTGCCGAAGCGTCTGAATCACAAAGTTCGGCGGTTTCCGATGTAGTGCAAGGCATGCTGGGCATTTCAAGCGTGGCTGAACAAACTGAAACGGGCGCAAAGCATACACAAGCGTCTAGCCATCAACTAAGTGAAATGTCGTGTGAATTGAACTCGATGGTGAATCAGTTCAAAGTAGCCTAACAGCAAAACTGCTAACCAGATCCAAAAGAACAAGACCAAGTCGCCAAATCTTTCGAGAAGGCGACTTTTACCTAAGCAGTAACTGTGGCAACATAAAATTCGTATATGGCATTTACAACAGGCAACTCATGGAACTGAATTTTTCATCCTTTAACCCACTTCAAATTTATCATTTAATGACGCAAACCATCATTCCAAGACCCATTGCTTGGGTTCTGACGGATTCAGGTCATAAAAACTATAACCTTGCGCCTTTTTCTTACTTTACCGCTGTATCGAGCGCACCGCCGTTATTAATGTTTTCTGTGGGTAAAAAACCAAATGGTGAAGTCAAAGATACGGTTAGAAACATCCTTGAGAACAAGCATTGTGTAATACATATTGCTTCAAGTCATGATGCCGAGTTAGTCACCAATACTGCGGCTACTCTCGACCATGGCGAATCTGAAATCTCGCGCAATAATATCGACGTAGTGGATTTCAGCGGCTTCCCCTTGCCACGAGTTAAGCAATGTACGATAGCGTATGGTTGCGAACTCTATGAAATAAAAGAAGTAGGTGATGTACCTCAAACGCTAGTGTTCGTCGAAATAAAAACCTTGTATTTGGATGACCAAGTCGTCGAATTAGATGCTAAAGATCGTCTTAAAATCCAAGCAGATAAGGTCTCCCCTCTCGCACGACTCGGCGCTGGAGATTATGCAGGGATAACCGCACCTTTCGCGATTGCAAGACCTGATTAACCTTCTCCGCCATGGGGAATGTAAGTCATTACATTCCCACGTTTGCCAAATTTAATCCGTCAGAACCCGCTTCGTCACTTTAAAGTTAGAAATGAGTCACTCGTTTTGATGCTCAATTACTCGGCTAACAATGAAATCCACGCGTCAACATCCGCAACAATAAACTCAATCCGTTTGCTGTCACGAATCGTCACGCGAAACGCGTCTGTTGTGATTGGAATAAAGCCTGCGCCTTTACCGGTGCATTTTTCAATATGTGTTATATCAGTGCGCTCAAAATGATAAGGGCCAAGTGGCAGCATTTTATTTGAAGGTTCGAAATGCAACTGCGAGTCAGTTAATGAAAGCTTGCCATCTGCTTTTGCAGCACCCATTTGAATTGAAGCAGGAGATGAAAAAAGTACATTTTGCGTCATACAACATTCCCTTAATAGCGATAAAATCCCATATACTTTACGGTGTTTTCCATTCTAGCAACAGTGTCCTTTTACACTAGTCACTATGACATTTAGCACTGTTCGACATGGGTACAGTTTGTCATAATGGTATAATCAATAAGAACAATAATCATCTCTCGATGCAAAATACCATCAAACATACTGCAGATTGGCGCCTTTCTACTGTAGCTTCGTGGCTCGCTGTGACTATCGCTTGCGTGTTTTATACTCCATCCACATTGACCATATTGCTTCAATTACCGGTTCACTTTCTTATTCTTTTTTTATTATTGGCGATTATTCGTAAGCCAAACGACAATGTCGCACTCTATGCGAGTGGTTATTTTCTCTTAATTACTTGCCTATTTCCGCTTACGAATACAAGCCTCGTTCTTATCCATATGGCAATGTTTTCCTCCTTATTCAGCGCGCATTTTAAGCCCGCGACATTGATTGGATGTATCCTTGCTTTACTTGCGACCTACGGTGGTATTTTGCAGTTTTACACGCATGAAACGATACCTTGGGTGACACTTGCAATTTGGGGTGTTTTTGCCATTTTTAATGGCATTCTTAGCCGCCGTTTTGTTGAAAGTCTCAACATGCATTACCAATCTAGACAGAACTACAAAGAACTCAAAGCGACGCAAAATATGATGAAGGCAATGAGTGCAGAGCAAGAGCGCTTAGCCCTATCTCGCGAGCTGCATGATTCTCTCGGCCACAAATTAACAGCGCTCTCGATCAATCTCGATTTTTTGAAACGCAAAGCACCCCAAGAGATGACAGAAACCGTCAATCAATGCCACGCGCTAAGCCAAGAAATCCTCGCAGAGGTCAGGCAAATTGTTTCTGCACAACGCAACGACTTTGGTCTAATTAAAACCACACTTACGGATTTATTTCGTTCGACGCCTTCCTTAAAATGCACGCTTGAGATTTCACCCAATTTGGAACCGCTCCCACAACACATTGGGTTGTGCGTCATTCGCTTTTGTCAGGAAATGATCAGCAATACGTTAAAACACACAAATGCTTCTGCTATTGACATTGTTCTCTCACGAGATGAAACCGAAAAAGACGCTCCCATCGTGGTCACTGCAATGCACAACGCGCGCGAATCCGTGTTACCTAAACTTGGCAACGGCCTAAAAGGCATGAATGAACGTGTCGCTATGCTCGACGGCGAATTTACGCAGCGTCTGTTGAACAATGCACTGATTAGTGAGCTCAAGATCCCGTTCAATCGTTCAACTCCGGAGGTCGCTTAACATGATCTCGTGCTTACTCGTTGAAGACCAAAACTTGGTGCGACTTGGCCTCAAAAATTTATTAGAACTCGATGAAGACCTTTGCGTAAAAGCAACCGCGGAAGACGGCATAGAATGCATGGAGCGGTTATCTGTTGAGCATTTCGACATCATTTTACTCGATATGCGTATGCCGAAAATGGGTGGCCTTGATGTATTAAAAGCAATGCAGGAACAAAAAAACCACACGCCAGTTCTTATCATTACTACGTTTGAAGACTGTGATGTGTTAGTAGAAGCCATCACTCTGGGTGCGATGGGATACATATTGAAAAATGCCGAGTTAGAGCATCTTCTGAGTGCCATCAAAGCCGTGTGTAATGGGCAGCAAGTATTGCAACCTGCACTAACACGTTATTTATTAACGTCCAGTCATTCCACACCATCCGCACTTACTGAAAAAGAGTTAGAAGTACTCAAATGTCTGTCTTTAGGCATGTCTAACCGAGTCATTGCGCAGACCCTAAATAACTCAGAAGGCACTATCCGCAATCACGTTTCAACTATTCTTGCAAAACTAGAGGTCGCCGATAGAACGCAAGCCGTCATTAAAGCCATAAACGAATCGCTTGTGTAATACCCACACTTTCCCGTAATCTGAAGCCTATTCTTTGCTCGGCAAAACAGTTCGAGGAATTAAATCCGTAAACAATCAGCATTAAACTGGAGCTGATTTTTACATCGTATTTAAGATTATAAGGAAAATAAATGGTCGTTTATATCTACGCAGCGTTACTCGGGTTTCTCTATGTGTTTTTGAGTTTTCGCGTTATTTTTAGACGTAAGAAGCTACGTGTTGCACTCGGTGATAACAACAACATCGACATTCAACGCGCTATCCGTGCGCATGGTAACTTCGCCGAGTACGTTCCTTTTACCTTATTGCTTATTTATTTAGTTGAAACCGCCTATCAATCTCCTTTACTCGCCCATGGCCTTGGTCTTGCGCTTTTCATTGGCCGCTCGCTACACGCCCTGAGCATTTCGCGCCAACCTGAACCACTCATTTTGCGCCAAATCGGCATGGCTCTGACGTTTAGCGTTATTCTGACATCGTCAGGGCTGCTGCTTGCAAATGCCCTGTAAAACTAGAATTTGCATTCTTGCAGAATAAAATCGATTACCGCTTGTGTTCGTTGAGGTAACTGTTTTCGAGATGGATACACTAATGAAAACACAAGTGGCTTGCCTCGAAACGACGGAAATAGTGGAATAAGCTGACCCGTTTGAAGTTCATCTTTGACCATGCTCGGCAATAACACCGCAATACCTAAGCCCATTGCAGCCATGATTTGCACGTGACGAGGTGAATCACATTGATGAAAGTGCGTTGGTTTTACTATGTGTAACGCTTCCCCTTCATAAAACTCCAAACCATTATTGGAAGCCAACTGTGTTAAACAAATCCATGGTAGCGCAGAAAGTTGGTCAATTGTGTTAGGCAGTCCGTGTTGTTCGATAAACGCAGGGCTCGCAAACAGACCAAAGCTATCTTGATGAAGCGGTCTTGCAATTAAACTGCTGTCTTTTGGAATGCCAACCCGAATGGCCAAGTCAATTTGTTGTTCCACCAAATTAAGCGGTTTGTCATCCAGTACAAAATCCAACGTCACTTTTGGAAATTGCTCAACAAACTTAGGTAGCAAAGGAATGATAAACTGCTCAGCGACGTCTTGATTCATGGTCAGGCGCACTACGCCACTTGGCTCTTCTGCAACGAGATCCTGTTCGATTTCTTGCAGTATCAATTCAAGCTGCTTCGCTTTTTCATAAAGCTTCTCGCCTTCCATAGTCAGTTGCAGGGAACGCGTATTTCGATGCAAAAGTCGTACATTTAGCTGCAATTCGAGCGTGCTGACTTGCTCACTCACTCGAGAACGACTTGTTGCCATTTTACGTGCAGCACCAGCAAAACTTCCTGCGTTTATCACTTGCACAAAGACATTCAACAACTTAAGCGTATTCGCGTTGATTGTAATCATTTTCCGAACACTCTATTCATTTTTAGCCATCTTATGGTGACAGCGCTTTTATTGCAAACTTACTTCATTGAATTTATTCCTTATCAAATTTGGAGAAAACCATGATTGCAATAACGGGTGCTAACGGCCAACTTGGACAACTTGTCGTCAAATCATTAACGGGCAAAATCAACGCATCAGAAATCGTTGCGCTTGTACGCAATAAAGCACAAGCGGCAGAACTTGACGCGCTTGGAGTCACCATTCGCGAAGCCGACTACGACGATGTCGCCTCCTATGTAAAGGCATTAGAAGGTGTTGAAAAAGTCTTACTTATTTCGAGCAATGCGATTGGTCGTCGCACTGCACAACACAACAATGTGATTGAAGCAGCAAAATCCGTCGGCGTAAAACAGCTCGTGTACACCAGTTTGTTGAAAGCGGACACGTCACCGATGTTATTGGCTGAGGAGCACAAAGAAACAGAAAAATTGCTGGGTGAAAGCGGTCTTGCTACCACTATCTTGCGCAATGGTTGGTATGTCGAAAACTACACAGACAACTTAGCTGCGTCATTGGAATACGGTGTATTAACTGGTGCTGCGAAAGAAGGTGTGATCAGTGCCGCGACACGTCAAGATTACGCTGAAGCGGCTGCCAATGTGCTCACTCAAACCGGTCACGAAAATAAAACCTATGAACTTGCCGGAGACGCTGGCTTTAGTCTTGAACAACTTGCAGAGCAGGCAAGCCAAGTAACCGGAAAACCGTTAGCCCCTCGTTTCATCGGCCAATCTGACTTTGCCGCGTTTCTCACTCAAGTCGGTTTACCTGAGGGGTTTGCGGCAATGCTTGCGGATTCTGAATACCGCATTACTCAAGGCTGGTTAGAAGACAATTCAAAAACATTGTCAAAACTACTTGGCAGACCAACGACGTCTTTAGCAACTGTTTTAAAAGCGCGTTTTAACTAAATTGATTTTCAAGTGCGAGGCATAAGCTTCGCACCTGTTCCTTATTTCGTTTTCGTCCATTTTTCCAAAATGGTGAGGTCATTTTCTAGGCCTTCATGGATCCAAACACCATTTTCCAAACGACAACCAAAATCGAACGTTTTTCCCCATATTCCTTCGTACGTACTGACGTCAACTGTTTCAATGTAGCGCCCATTCGCTGATGAATAATGTCCACTTGCCGCCACTTTCACCTTACCATTTGGCATCCATGTAATAAAATGTACCGTGCCATCCACTAGGGATTTTCGACTTAAGGTTGATTTGTCTTTAATTTCACCGACAACAACACCTGCGCTGTTTGTATATTTCGCGTAGTTAAGCATCCAACTCCCCTCTAGATTTTCGGTTGAACACGTAGACTCTGATGCCAACGCGACGAAAGGCAGACTGCACAACACAATGGTAGCGACTGATTTTGCATTCATTTATCTTTCCTTCTAACTTGGTCATTAGCAACCTAACATATTGATCCCGCAGTTGCTTTGCTAATTGTGTTGAAGAATATGGAAATTTTTCAACTTGTTATTGGCTTCGTAAGAATTAGTGCATAAGCTAAGATGCAGAAACGTTTACCAATCAAAAAGGAATTCCATGACTAGTTCAAAAACCGTGATCATAATGCGCCATGCTCGCGCTGAAGCGCTTCGCGATGAATTACTCGACATTGACCGACATCTGACAGCAACGGGTACAAAGCAAGCCAAAAAAGCGATGCGTTTTTTAGACAAACTTGAACTTGTCCCAGACAGAATCGTATCCAGCCATTATATTCGTGCGTTACAAACCGCAGAACACCTTGTAAAACAAGCAAGAAAATTGGATAAGTCGAGTGACATAGAATTGGTTGTTGAAGAGGCACTGGGACTTGCAGCCCCGATGAAAAAGTTTACAGATTGGCTCACGCAGTCCTTTGACGAATTGCCCGACGTTACCTTAATTGTGAGTCATGAACCGAATATCTCACGTTACCTCGGGTATTTGCTTAGTAGTAAAACGTCAGTGTACAACGTAAAGAAAGGCTCGCTTGCTATCTTCACATTAGAGTCGCCCACAAACGCCAAACTCAATACATTTGTTCCACCCAAATTAATGTAAAAAAGAGGGCTTTCGCCCTCTTCCGGGAGAATTAAAAGTCTTGAATGAGGGGTTGGTTTTGGCCAAACTCAAAGACATTCACCTTGCCACATTGCGCAAAATGATTATTCGATTGATACGGTGTTCCCGTTTGCTGAATATCGCTTTCCCAACCTTGGCCATTTTTCACAAACGCTTTCACTTCAAACCAGCCATTTACGGTATTGGCGCAATCCATATCAGCATCTAACATCCAGTAATGATCACCCCACTGATTGAGAGGTGTTTCACCATATCCGTCGACTGAAACCGTGCGTTTTGTTCCCCAGGCGATTGGCCACACGTTGGTCGTCCAGTCCAATGCACTGCCCTCAGCGCCTGCGCCTTGAGCCGCTTCGAGGCCTTGCCAATCTAGATAATTATCGCCTTGTTTCCAGCTCTGAGTGGTGGTATTGAGTAAATTGTTGTGTCGGATCGGCAGAGCACATAGCTGCGCATTCACGTAGCAGTCCTTCCCTTGCGATGCCGCATAAGCATAGTCAATACCACCGCGAACAAACATATCTTGACCTGACTGAGTTTGTGCTTTGACAAAGACGACGGTGCGCTTCCAATTCGCAGACGATGAGCCCTCAAGTTTAGCACCTTTGTGAATCGCTAAAGCATTCATTGCGGAGACATTGACACGCGCAAAACCGTTTGCGTCAACTTCGATAGTTTGGCCTGAGCACGATGACTTGTCCGCGTTCATTGACCCTGAAAGCACGTCACAATAGTGGCCTCCACTAAGACCTGTTTGCAACGTCTGTTGCATAGCCCCACTTTCTCGGTTAATTGCGACAAACCCACTTGCCCCTCGTGAAAACGCGATTTGGTTATTACCATTGTCCCACCAGTTCGACACTTGCCACACATCATTCGTGTTGTTTCTAAAATCAACGGCACCCGATATTTTTTGATGACGGTGTTCACACTGCCAACCATCACCAAAACAATTTAAATTCGCTCCAGCGTGCACAGGATAAGTCGGCCCACCTGCATCCGTGTCATGATGGTAGTCAAAACTCGACATCACTTTTGGATATCCATACGGATACGCCAACATGAACACATTTGCTAAATCATAGAGGGCTCCGTCTTGATAGGTAACCACGTTACCTGCACCACCATGTCCTCGTTGATTGTCGTGATTGTCCACGA is part of the Pseudoalteromonas xiamenensis genome and encodes:
- a CDS encoding methyl-accepting chemotaxis protein, whose product is MKINYLLSKLKVTAKLRLIIVLASVIIITLQWLSASKLKSTMIEERQNKAVTLVQTLESQLNSIAVNDSLDEQSKKRAAIELLNNSRYEPSGYFFLFSNSGDMVAHPIKPELNGLSMVYHSKPFISNAFRLFVETAKRHGEGFVRYEWPKPGSSDQEEKLSFVKQLRFFDWIIGTGIYLTDVEKQYQDTLVQLLIETIAYVAILLTLSSLVARNIIKPLNKMTRTMTDIAQNKDLTITLKTQGNDELATMAQAFNEMAADFREVVNSINDNTCALASSAEELACVTNQIQQGIAQQNADTDMATQQIGQIEQSAAQVFQQTQEALNKVNHTTQLTESGLQSLVQTVESIEQISKRVDSATIAASHLQQASSQIEIVLEVINKITEQTNLLALNAAIEAARAGEQGRGFAVVADEVRTLAMRTQQSTLDIQTIISEIQKGVETTVNDMMTCKTATELSISLSQQCNDALSAIDASVTEISEINRLIAEASESQSSAVSDVVQGMLGISSVAEQTETGAKHTQASSHQLSEMSCELNSMVNQFKVA
- a CDS encoding flavin reductase family protein; the encoded protein is MELNFSSFNPLQIYHLMTQTIIPRPIAWVLTDSGHKNYNLAPFSYFTAVSSAPPLLMFSVGKKPNGEVKDTVRNILENKHCVIHIASSHDAELVTNTAATLDHGESEISRNNIDVVDFSGFPLPRVKQCTIAYGCELYEIKEVGDVPQTLVFVEIKTLYLDDQVVELDAKDRLKIQADKVSPLARLGAGDYAGITAPFAIARPD
- a CDS encoding sensor histidine kinase gives rise to the protein MQNTIKHTADWRLSTVASWLAVTIACVFYTPSTLTILLQLPVHFLILFLLLAIIRKPNDNVALYASGYFLLITCLFPLTNTSLVLIHMAMFSSLFSAHFKPATLIGCILALLATYGGILQFYTHETIPWVTLAIWGVFAIFNGILSRRFVESLNMHYQSRQNYKELKATQNMMKAMSAEQERLALSRELHDSLGHKLTALSINLDFLKRKAPQEMTETVNQCHALSQEILAEVRQIVSAQRNDFGLIKTTLTDLFRSTPSLKCTLEISPNLEPLPQHIGLCVIRFCQEMISNTLKHTNASAIDIVLSRDETEKDAPIVVTAMHNARESVLPKLGNGLKGMNERVAMLDGEFTQRLLNNALISELKIPFNRSTPEVA
- a CDS encoding response regulator transcription factor; the protein is MISCLLVEDQNLVRLGLKNLLELDEDLCVKATAEDGIECMERLSVEHFDIILLDMRMPKMGGLDVLKAMQEQKNHTPVLIITTFEDCDVLVEAITLGAMGYILKNAELEHLLSAIKAVCNGQQVLQPALTRYLLTSSHSTPSALTEKELEVLKCLSLGMSNRVIAQTLNNSEGTIRNHVSTILAKLEVADRTQAVIKAINESLV
- a CDS encoding MAPEG family protein, with amino-acid sequence MVVYIYAALLGFLYVFLSFRVIFRRKKLRVALGDNNNIDIQRAIRAHGNFAEYVPFTLLLIYLVETAYQSPLLAHGLGLALFIGRSLHALSISRQPEPLILRQIGMALTFSVILTSSGLLLANAL
- a CDS encoding LysR family transcriptional regulator, which encodes MITINANTLKLLNVFVQVINAGSFAGAARKMATSRSRVSEQVSTLELQLNVRLLHRNTRSLQLTMEGEKLYEKAKQLELILQEIEQDLVAEEPSGVVRLTMNQDVAEQFIIPLLPKFVEQFPKVTLDFVLDDKPLNLVEQQIDLAIRVGIPKDSSLIARPLHQDSFGLFASPAFIEQHGLPNTIDQLSALPWICLTQLASNNGLEFYEGEALHIVKPTHFHQCDSPRHVQIMAAMGLGIAVLLPSMVKDELQTGQLIPLFPSFRGKPLVFSLVYPSRKQLPQRTQAVIDFILQECKF
- a CDS encoding SDR family oxidoreductase, with protein sequence MIAITGANGQLGQLVVKSLTGKINASEIVALVRNKAQAAELDALGVTIREADYDDVASYVKALEGVEKVLLISSNAIGRRTAQHNNVIEAAKSVGVKQLVYTSLLKADTSPMLLAEEHKETEKLLGESGLATTILRNGWYVENYTDNLAASLEYGVLTGAAKEGVISAATRQDYAEAAANVLTQTGHENKTYELAGDAGFSLEQLAEQASQVTGKPLAPRFIGQSDFAAFLTQVGLPEGFAAMLADSEYRITQGWLEDNSKTLSKLLGRPTTSLATVLKARFN
- a CDS encoding SixA phosphatase family protein, whose translation is MTSSKTVIIMRHARAEALRDELLDIDRHLTATGTKQAKKAMRFLDKLELVPDRIVSSHYIRALQTAEHLVKQARKLDKSSDIELVVEEALGLAAPMKKFTDWLTQSFDELPDVTLIVSHEPNISRYLGYLLSSKTSVYNVKKGSLAIFTLESPTNAKLNTFVPPKLM
- a CDS encoding alpha-amylase, coding for MTTTALKILKVGVLFGLGALCQNSAIAAPTTFVHLFEWSWQDVAKECETYLGPKGYAAVQVSPPNEHVTGDQWWTRYQPVSYALTSRGGSRAEFVDMVTRCKAAGVNIYVDAVINHMAAGSGQGVAGTAFTLKQFPMYTTWDFHDTCAINNEDYGNNPWRVQNCELVSLPDLNTGSSYVQSKLAGYLNDLVSVGVAGFRLDASKHMAASDIASVLSQVNGTPFVFQEVIDQGGEAVSASEYFGNGLVTEFKYTTKLGETFKSGKLAWLSNFGEAWGMMPSYKAVVFVDNHDNQRGHGGAGNVVTYQDGALYDLANVFMLAYPYGYPKVMSSFDYHHDTDAGGPTYPVHAGANLNCFGDGWQCEHRHQKISGAVDFRNNTNDVWQVSNWWDNGNNQIAFSRGASGFVAINRESGAMQQTLQTGLSGGHYCDVLSGSMNADKSSCSGQTIEVDANGFARVNVSAMNALAIHKGAKLEGSSSANWKRTVVFVKAQTQSGQDMFVRGGIDYAYAASQGKDCYVNAQLCALPIRHNNLLNTTTQSWKQGDNYLDWQGLEAAQGAGAEGSALDWTTNVWPIAWGTKRTVSVDGYGETPLNQWGDHYWMLDADMDCANTVNGWFEVKAFVKNGQGWESDIQQTGTPYQSNNHFAQCGKVNVFEFGQNQPLIQDF